A section of the Acanthochromis polyacanthus isolate Apoly-LR-REF ecotype Palm Island chromosome 13, KAUST_Apoly_ChrSc, whole genome shotgun sequence genome encodes:
- the trim59 gene encoding tripartite motif-containing protein 59, whose product MDNLEEDLTCSVCYSLFSDPRILPCSHTFCKNCLDNLLQVSTNYSIWRPLRLPLKCPNCRSVVELPTAGVDGLPSNVSLRAIIEKYQMDSEPRPPSCPLHHRQSLNIYCVQDRQLICGLCLTVGEHQGHPIDDLQAAFIREKRTPSLLLARLSEKRQPQVCELGEQLVQEKARCEGLVRQDRQEVNQFFKTLEAALAKKRQAYLEALDKAGEEVSQAYDPIIHRVKELQEEQLDLVSFGLSVQEEDSPLVFLEKVHLFRERVEECIKTPLPSVINLSVTPRAADYLQQHWPAVTLGRLEEAPVPKLCCCSRCGCEDAGAGGDRSDRLVQDTWGELQPTGPAVLLGLLLLLLAVLWMNPVGGASLGFSLLSRLSQVVHGFSSELTTSVWDTAASAYTEIQAALEELSSQLCSMEDKIFQQLAVLFQTLTSR is encoded by the exons ATGGACAACCTGGAGGAGGACCTGACGTGCTCTGTGTGCTACTCTCTGTTCTCGGACCCGCGGATACTGCCGTGTTCGCACACCTTCTGTAAGAACTGCCTGGACAACTTGCTCCAGGTGTCAACCAACTATTCCATCTGGCGTCCGCTCCGCCTGCCGCTCAAATGCCCCAACTGTCGCAGCGTGGTGGAGCTGCCCACGGCGGGCGTAGACGGCCTGCCCTCAAACGTGTCTCTGCGGGCCATCATCGAGAAA TACCAGATGGACAGCGAGCCGCGACCCCCGTCCTGCCCGCTGCACCACAGGCAGTCTCTAAACATTTACTGCGTCCAAGACCGGCAGCTGATCTGTGGGCTGTGTCTGACTGTCGGAGAGCACCAGGGCCATCCCATAGATGACCTGCAAGCAGCTTTCATCAGAGAAAAGCGGACTCCATCGCTGCTCCTGGCCAGACTCTCGGAGAAGAGACAGCCACAG GTGTGTGAGCTGGGGGAGCAGCTGGTGCAGGAGAAAGCCCGCTGTGAGGGTCTGGTGAGGCAGGACCGGCAGGAAGTCAATCAGTTTTTTAAGACGCTGGAGGCGGCGCTGGCCAAGAAGAGACAAGCTTACCTAGAGGCCCTAGATAAAGCTGGTGAAGAGGTGTCACAGGCCTACGACCCCATCATCCACAGAgtgaaggagctgcag GAAGAACAGCTGGACCTGGTGTCTTTTGGCCTGTCTGTGCAGGAGGAAGATTCTCCCCTGGTCTTCTTGGAGAAGGTGCATTTGTTCAGAGAGAGGGTGGAGGAATGTATTAAAACCCCTCTGCCCTCCGTGATAAACCTCTCCGTCACGCCGCGAGCAGCAGATTACCTCCAGCAGCACTGGCCCGCTGTGACCCTCGGGAGGCTGGAGGAGGCTCCTGTCCCCAAGCTGTGCTGCTGTTCCAGATGTGGCTGCGAGGACGCCGGAGCTGGAGGCGACCGGTCCGACAGACTGGTCCAGGACACGTGGGGCGAGCTGCAGCCGACCGGGCCTGCGGTGCTGctggggctgctgctgctgctgctggcggTGCTGTGGATGAACCCGGTCGGAGGGGCGTCGCTCGgcttctctctgctgtctcgGCTCAGTCAGGTCGTCCACGGCTTCAGCAGCGAACTCACCACATCCGTCTGGGACACAGCAGCATCAGCATACACAGAGATACAGGCGGCTTTAGAAGAATTGAGCTCACAGCTCTGCTCAATGGAGGACAAGATCTTTCAGCAGCTGGCCGTCTTATTTCAGACTCTGACGTCTCGCTGA
- the kpna4 gene encoding importin subunit alpha-3, giving the protein MADNEKLDNQRLKNFKNKGRDLETMRRQRTEVVVELRKNKRDEHLLKRRNVPHEDICEDSDVDGDFRSQNTSLEAIVQNATSDNQGVQLSAVQAARKLLSSDRNPPIDDLIKSGILPILVHCLDRDDNPSLQFEAAWALTNIASGTSEQTQAVVQSNAVPLFLRLLHSPHQNVCEQAVWALGNIIGDGPQCRDYVISLGVVKPLLSFISPSIPITFLRNVTWVMVNLCRHKDPPPPMETIQEILPALCVLIHHTDVSILVDTVWALSYLTDAGNEQIQMVIDSGIVPHLVPLLSHQEVKVQTAALRAVGNIVTGTDEQTQVVLNCDALSHFPALLTHPKEKINKEAVWFLSNITAGNQQQVQAVIEAKLVPMIIHLLDKGDFGTQKEAAWAISNLTISGRKDQVAHLIEKQVIPPFCNLLTVKDAQVVQVVLDGLSNILKMADDEAETIANLIEECGGLEKVEQLQNHENEDIYKLAYEIIDQFFSSDDIEEDSTLVPEAIQGGTYGFNSANVPAEGFQF; this is encoded by the exons ATGGCTGACAACGAGAAACTGGACAACCAGCGGCTGAAGAATTTCAAGAATAAGGGCCGTGATTTGGAG ACTATGAGAAGACAGAGGACTGAGGTAGTGGTTGAACTCAGAAAG AACAAAAGAGATGAACACCTTCTGAAGAGGAGAAATGTGCCCCATGAGGACATCTGTGAGGACTCTGATGTCGACGGAGATTTCAGATCG CAAAACACCTCTCTTGAAGCAATAGTACAA AATGCCACCAGTGATAACCAGGGCGTCCAGCTGAGTGCTGTTCAGGCTGCCAG GAAGTTGTTGTCCAGTGACCGTAATCCTCCCATAGATGACCTGATTAAGTCTGGGATCCTTCCTATACTGGTTCACTGCCTGGACAGAGATGACAA CCCATCTCTCCAGTTTGAGGCAGCCTGGGCTCTAACCAACATTGCGTCGGGTACCTCAGAGCAGACTCAAGCCGTGGTCCAGTCCA ATGCTGTGCCACTGTTCTTGAGGCTGCTTCACTCTCCTCACCAGAATGTGTGTGAACAGGCCGTCTGGGCCTTGGGCAACATTATCG GTGATGGCCCTCAGTGCAGAGACTATGTGATCAGCTTGGGTGTTGTGAAGCCCCTGCTATCTTTCATCAGTCCCTCCATCCCCATCACCTTCCTCCGCAATGTCACCTGGGTCATGGTCAATCTGTGCCGCCACAAGGACCCTCCACCACCCATGGAGACGATCCAAGAG ATCCTGCCAGCTCTCTGCGTTTTGATCCACCACACTGATGTCAGT ATCTTGGTGGACACAGTGTGGGCTCTGTCCTACCTGACGGACGCTGGGAATGAGCAGATCCAAATGGTCATCGACTCTGGCATTGTCCCACATCTGGTACCTCTGCTCAGTCACCAGGAGGTCAAAGTTCAG ACTGCTGCCCTGAGGGCTGTTGGAAACATAGTGACCGGCACAGATGAACAGACCCAGGTGGTGCTCAACTGTGACGCCCTCAGCCACTTCCCTGCACTGCTCACCCACCCAAAGGAGAAAATCAACAAG GAGGCAGTGTGGTTCCTGTCCAACATCACAGCAGGTAACCAGCAGCAGGTGCAGGCTGTCATTGAAGCCAAGCTAGTTCCCATGATCATTCACCTGCTTGACAAG GGCGACTTTGGCACTCAGAAGGAAGCAGCCTGGGCCATCAGTAACCTGACAATAAGTGGGAGGAAAGATCAG GTGGCACACCTCATTGAAAAGCAGGTGATTCCTCCATTCTGCAACCTGCTCACAGTGAAGGATGCTCAAGTCGTGCAGGTTGTTCTCGACGGTCTGAGCAATATCCTCAAGATGGCCGACGACGAGGCCGAAACTATTGCTAATCTGATTGAGGAATGCGGAG GTTTGGAAAAAGTGGAGCAACTGcaaaatcatgaaaatgaaGATATCTACAAATTGGCATACGAAATTATTGATCAATTCTTCTCATCTGATGAT ATCGAAGAAGACTCCACCCTGGTCCCGGAGGCCATCCAGGGCGGAACTTACGGCTTTAACTCAGCCAACGTGCCAGCCGAGGGATTCCAGTTCTAG
- the LOC110960080 gene encoding ADP-ribosylation factor 6, with protein MGLHGSKPRKQAQVLMLGLDGSGKTTLLYKLKYNESVVTVPTVGFNVETLETDRSSPGLTVWDVGGQRKMRPHWRHHYTDTAALVFVVDSWDQKRLDEACKELHRALRYESLRGVPLVILANKQDLPGALNPEALCLKLDLRRVCDGRDWFIQPCSATTGMGLEEGFRRVVYLMKTPLKQTQEDIKVKMRSKGFSVTAMKKVLLCGS; from the exons ATGGGTTTGCACGGATCCAAGCCTCGAAAACAAGCACAGGTCCTGATGCTTGGACTGGACGGATCAGGAAAGACCACCCTGCTCTATAAACTTAAGTATAATGAGAGCGTGGTGACGGTTCCAACTGTGGGATTCAATGTGGAGACGCTGGAGACGGACAGGAGCAGCCCGGGCCTGACGGTGTGGGACGTGGGGGGCCAGAGGAAGATGAGGCCCCACTGGAGGCATCACTACACCGATACCGCTGCACTGGTGTTTGTGGTGGACAGCTGGGACCAGAAGAGGCTGGATGAGGCCTGCAAGGAGCTCCATCGG GCCCTGAGGTACGAGAGTCTAAGAGGAGTTCCCCTCGTGATCCTTGCTAACAAACAGGACTTACCCGGAGCTCTGAACCCAGAAGCTCTTTGCCTGAAACTGGACCTGAGAAGAGTTTGTGACGGCCGAGACTGGTTCATCCAACCCTGCTCAGCCACCACCGGGATGGGACTGGAAGAAGGGTTCAGGAGGGTCGTTTATCTCATGAAGACGCCGCTAAAACAGACTCAGGAGGACATTAAAGTAAAGATGAGGTCTAAAGGCTTCAGTGTCACAGCCATGAAAAAGGTTTTGCTCTGTGGAAGTTGA